The Helicobacter canis genomic sequence GCAAAAGCACGCAGGAAAAAATCAAGCATTATGAGAAGCTTTTACGCGCTAATGGCATCACACCAGAACCTATGCCCTATAAGTCTGGAGACTATATACAAGCGCGCTTCCCGCACGCAGATCCTAGCAAAAAGGCGGATTTAAGCAGGTATTACACAAGTGCGGATAAAAAGAGTGGAGCCTTTGCTAGCGTTATGCTAGGGACTAGCACACTTACGCAACGCTACCAAGATGGGCTGTATAACAAAACAAACAATGTCCCCAAAGATGAAGCAGGCTTTGTCTGCACTGATACAGATAAAAGTGGCTGCAAAATTAGCGGGATATTTCACAATGGCGAGCAGGGGATTGATTTTGTCTCTAATCTTTTTGCCTTTGGTGGGGGCTTTGGGTATCAAAGGTTTTTTAACCCATTTTTAGGCACTAGGCTCTATGGCGATGGGCTGCTTAGTGCTGGGACAGAGCGCATAGGCAAAGAGGCGGTGGGGAGCTTTTACTATGTGCTTGGGGGTATGAATGTCGATGTGCTAGCGGAGCTGCCCTTTAGTATCTTTGGCACTCTTGGGGAAAATCGTGTGCTAAAGGATATGGCAGTGGGCTTGTATGGGGGACTAAGCATAGGCGTGCTGCTGTTTTTTGACCAAGCTAATGAGAATCTAGCTAAATATACCAATGGACTTACTAGCAAAGATGTGTTGTGGAATTATTTATTGCAAGTGGATTATGGCTTCAATCTTGGGGCGAGCTTTTCCCTCACTTCGCGCTATAAGCTTGATTTTGGCGCGAAAATCCCTATGAGTGCGGTGGGGCTGCCTAGTGAGCTGCGACTAGGGCTAGAATCCACAGCTAGCTACTCTAATGGAGAATCTATCGTGTCTAAAGATATTGTGATCACGCGCACGCCATTTTGGTATGCAAGCTTTATTATGCTTTTTTAGCTGTGTTATAATGCGCGGAATTTGGCGATATGGAGCGTGTGTTGATGAATAAAAAAGTCGCATATATAGCGATGATATGGGCGATTATCACAAGCACACA encodes the following:
- a CDS encoding outer membrane beta-barrel protein, which codes for MCINQALKILSLNGFLALMALSQCYGLSAAEGLSNDELLLDEKSFATLENRRVDVIEILRAQERSLQGKSTQEKIKHYEKLLRANGITPEPMPYKSGDYIQARFPHADPSKKADLSRYYTSADKKSGAFASVMLGTSTLTQRYQDGLYNKTNNVPKDEAGFVCTDTDKSGCKISGIFHNGEQGIDFVSNLFAFGGGFGYQRFFNPFLGTRLYGDGLLSAGTERIGKEAVGSFYYVLGGMNVDVLAELPFSIFGTLGENRVLKDMAVGLYGGLSIGVLLFFDQANENLAKYTNGLTSKDVLWNYLLQVDYGFNLGASFSLTSRYKLDFGAKIPMSAVGLPSELRLGLESTASYSNGESIVSKDIVITRTPFWYASFIMLF